The Triticum aestivum cultivar Chinese Spring chromosome 6D, IWGSC CS RefSeq v2.1, whole genome shotgun sequence genomic sequence TAGTCCTGTAGAAGCTAGGTGTATGCTCATTATACTTTGTATCatcttgatgctacattttgagttaataaaagtgCCCTTTATCGGAAAAAACTAAGATGTTGTCTGGCTACCTATTGCCGATACTGCGACGTCTTTCAGGCGTGCAGGCATGATCATTCAAAATGTTATCTTGATTAAAGGAATGAGAAGGCTGCAAAGACCCTCACAAGTCAAAACAGACTACTCGACTCTAGCTTTGTGTCCACGTTTATGTGTTGGGTTGAGGATCCTAAATTTAGTGGGGTCAATACCGACAGATGAGTTCTGAGAACTCCTTAGACCTATCATAAATCATGAAGTGCAGATAAATTGGGAATCACGCAACAAAATCTAGTTTAGAACCATTAGAACTATTAGAACCTTCTTTTGCCTCTCTTTTTTCCCTTTAGAACCTTCTTTTGCCTCTTTCTCCCTTTAGAACCTTCTTTTGCCTTTTTTTACCTTTCATTTTCTCTGTTTTCTGCTTAGTTAGTTTGGTTTTCGTTAGGGAGATTTTGGTTTGTAGTCTTTAAAGACATAATACAACACTATCACATACTTCTGATCATTTACAGACAAtgaaatactcccttcgtcccataatgtaagacatttttttgacactacactagtgtcaaaaagcgtcttacattatgggacagaagGAGTAGATAACTTGTGCTAGAATGGTTCTAGTTTTGGACATACCGTTTGCAGGTAGAAGTTACAGACAACATCAAGACAAGGGCAAAAACACCATCAGCAATTTGTCTATAAAATCGTAGAGAGTGTACATACAACTACAGAAAGACTAttgctctcttttcttctttcctaACTAGCAATTCTTACAGACGGCTGAGATAAGACTATCGGACATACCTAAGTTTGGCAAGCTCTCAATTTTTTCCTTCTAAATTGCACCTTGCTGATGAAGTCATGGACAGAAATATATACAAATTTATATTAGTACAAAAGTGCCAGGCAGCTTCAGAATAACATGCTTGTTACTCAAGACATGTCTGTCGGTAGTTGGTACTTGGGCATGTGCATGTAACTGCAATAACTAGAAGACTGACACTCCGTTGCGCCGTTGCGCCCTTCGTCCTGAAGCACACTTCAGCGGCTCGGCATCAAAGAACAGCCACCACCCCACCTCTTGTTCGAAAATAAAGTCAAAGTTGGGACCCTGGGAAGTGATATCACAACACAATAGCTGATTTACACGAGTAAAAGAGTAGATCTGCAAAAGTTGAGCACTGAAGCAGAGCCCAAACATGAGATATGTTGACTGTTAAGTAGATCTGCAAGCCTGGGACATACACAGCATTTGACGCAGCTGCTCCCGTTTAAGAGCTCCACTGATTCTGCTACACCCTGCTACTCTGTGAAGATCCTGTAGCACAGGTGGACAACCAAAATTAGCGAACAACACATACTGAACCTCAGAATCTGTCAAGTATCTTACCTCCCATACCTGCTGCGCCGGCTTCCAAGTTCATAAATAGTAGCTGCCTAAGACTGAGAGGATATGACTTAAAATGAAAATTATGTTGTCTTTCTTCCAGAGGAATCATGCAAATACAGGATGAGGCCATGTTGATGTACAGTAAGGCTTGAACTAGTTGGGATTACTTAAATTAAATGGTTAGAAGAGAGGGTAAGGGCAAGGTGGAGGCTTATAGGTGTGCAGCCGCACCATCACATTAAAAATCCTCCATGTGCATAATATTTCTAAAACTGTTACAGCAGCAATTCTGCTTTCACCAAAATATTTGAATCCATACCCTGAGAGCACTGGCTGTACATAAATTTATATGTAATTTCACAGATGGGATGTGCCAACAAAGTGAGCAGTTCTTAATGTTTGGTCCATAACTCAATTCAGAGTGATATATCTATACGTGTTGCTACCTGCCAGTAGATGAAAACATAAGTATTCTACTGCCTTGCTTCTAACATGTGCATATGCAGTTGTCGAGTAATTATATTGCTTTAAATTAGCACAGTAAGCCAATCATTTCTAGATCAATTTTGTAGAACATGTTTTAAAGTTTAGGGAAACTAACAGAACTTCATGTTTTCGATGTTTAGGGAAACTAACAGAACTTTATGTTTTTTCTGATAGCTTTGGCAAAGGGAGGCAGCAAGCTTGAGGCAGCAACTGCACGACTTGCAAGAAAGCCACAAGTATGGTGATCTTCTATTAATTCTgcaaagaaaataaatcaccaattAATATAAGCGGAAGTAACTGCTACATACTGTAATTATCAAACGGCAAgattggggtgggggggggggacacattTACAGTAACCACTATGATGAAACGGAAATTGAAAGTGACTCCCATTTACACACAACAGGGTTTTACTAGCAATACTTAGAAGTATTTCAACTGTATTAATGAAATGCCATGAGAAACTATTTTGCATGATTATAGGCAACTGATGGGAGAGGAGCTTTCCAGCCTAGGTGTAAGAGATCTCCAGGGTTTAGAGAATCGGCTCGAAATGAGTTTACGCAGTATCAAAACAAGGAAGGTTATTACATGTGTTATCCATCATCTGTAATTTTGTGTTACTGTTTGCTTCAATCTAATAATGCAGCAAAAATCTATTAAACAGGACAACCTTCTGAGAAGTGAAATTGAAGAGTTACACAGGAAGGTTTGGCCTTACAATTAATGTCCTACTTATATTATTTCAAAGAACTCTGCATGCATAGAAGGTTTCTACTAACATTTTAACTTCTAAACAAACTCTGCAACAGGGAAGTCTAATCCACCAGGAAAACACGGAACTGTGTCGTAGATTAAACATTATGTCACAACAAAAAATGGAACTGAGCAGAAAGGTTTGGTGCACAATCCTTTGTCAAAAACTTTAGTCAAATGATGGCACGTTATCAGAAATAAGCTAAACTAATGACTTAATTTCAGCTTCAGAGCTGTGAATCGGGAGGTGCCACTGATGCAAATAAAAGCTCTAGCACTCCCTTCAGCTTTCGTATTGTACAAGACACAAATATCCCTGCTAATCTTGAACTGAGCCAGGCACAACAAAACGAACAGGAGCACTCTGAAACAGGCGCTCCAGCACTGGGGTAAATATTCTCTTCTAGCATCCAAAATTGGATTATCCCAAGAAGTATACATACACCtaatcaaggacatatgcttttgAATGTAGCAGACTTCAACTGTCCTAAGACGATCTAATACAATCTGGGCAACGTCGTGGTAatcaaaaatatcaaatcatgATTCAGAGAGTTGGATAATGTAGCAGGTTGTGCGCTATACTAGCCCGTAAAGAAAAGTGCACAGACTACAGACAGGACAGATTATGCTGCCAGGGGCTATATTATATTGAAGTTGTGACATAATGGTTGTTGTAATGATACTAGTTGTAACATCATAATTTTTATGCTTATGCCCACATGACATTAAAGTAATTGTGTATCGATAGCTGTGTACAATTAGCATTAATTTTTCTAGTTCTTCTATGAAGTAATAATTAGGCTGGCTGATACTTCAAGTCGATGCTAGCAGATTTCAGTTCCCACATTCCACCTGGATCCTATAGTGCGGTCACGGAAAATTACAACGTTCTTCAATCTTCATTACTTgtggaagtactccctctgtaaactaatataagaccgtttagatcactaaagaggGAGTACTTCACAAGTACAACAATGTCCAAAATTCAGAAAGCATGGATCTATGATGGAAACGTATAAAAACCATTGGTTACATGCAAGGGTGAAGGAGAGGCTCTACCAAGGTGAACTCTAGCACCACATACACCCCCAAACAAAAATTAGTCCAACGAGATTCTCGTTAACACTCAGTAATACATGCCGAAAATGGTCAGTCGTGGAACAATAGCTTGGTGTCACGATCAGACCCATTAAGGTTATACATATTGAGATGAAGAATTATACTACATTTCAGTGTCTTACTTGCGCCTTGTTTGCAAGTAATGCAGGTGTCCTACTTGCACCTTCCCCGCAAGTAATGCAGTTGCTGCCTCATGCT encodes the following:
- the LOC780649 gene encoding MADS-box transcription factor 57 isoform X2; this translates as MGRGKIVIRRIDNSTNRQVTFSKRRGGLLKKAKELSILCDAEVGLVVFSSTGRLHEFSSTNMKAVIDRYTKAKEEQPGVNATSEIKLWQREAASLRQQLHDLQESHKQLMGEELSSLGVRDLQGLENRLEMSLRSIKTRKDNLLRSEIEELHRKGSLIHQENTELCRRLNIMSQQKMELSRKLQSCESGGATDANKSSSTPFSFRIVQDTNIPANLELSQAQQNEQEHSETGAPALGLQLS
- the LOC780649 gene encoding MADS-box transcription factor 57 isoform X1 codes for the protein MGRGKIVIRRIDNSTNRQVTFSKRRGGLLKKAKELSILCDAEVGLVVFSSTGRLHEFSSTNMKAVIDRYTKAKEEQPGVNATSEIKLWQREAASLRQQLHDLQESHKQLMGEELSSLGVRDLQGLENRLEMSLRSIKTRKDNLLRSEIEELHRKGSLIHQENTELCRRLNIMSQQKMELSRKLQSCESGGATDANKSSSTPFSFRIVQDTNIPANLELSQAQQNEQEHSETGAPALGRLQLS